The stretch of DNA TGCTACCTGTTTTCTTGCTGTCTACAATCAAGTCCGTTTCAACTCGTGACTGGTTTGGTTAAGTCACTCTGGGGAAGAGTTTTTTCTATGCTTCCACTCATACATCTTTTATTCAGCGTCTTTAACTAGTTGATGACATTGGCAATTTTAATATAGAATTATCAAATATTCCTGGCTGGTTTCCTCTAACTGGCATACAAAGGAATGGTCCCATATTTTAATGAGTTCTTGCATCATGGTACTTATAGCGTATACATTGTTGATTAATGGTATTGTATGCTGTTCAAATGCCCTAGGTAGCACGGTAATGTTTGACGTGGATCACTAGGTATTTATGTTTGATCTTGAGATGAAAATaaataaggtttatttatttcttttgataAGCTTTCATTAGATCCATAAGCATATAAGCTTTCTCGAATACCATATGGAANNNNNNNNNNNNNNNNNNNNNNNNNNNNNNNNNNNNNNNNNNNNNNNNNNNNNNNNNNNNNNNNNNNNNNNNNNNNNNNNNNNNNNNNNNNNNNNNNNNNNNNNNNNNNNNNNNNNNNNNNNNNNNNNNNNNNNNNNNNNNNNNNNNNNNNNNNNNNNNNNNNNNNNNNNNNNNNNNNNNNNNNNNNNNNNNNNNNNNNNNNNNNNNNNNNNNNNNNNNNNNNNNNNNNNNNNNNNNNNNNNNNNNNNNNNNNNNNNNNNNNNNNNNNNNNNNNNNNNNNNNNNNNNNNNNNNNNNNNNNNNNNNNNNNNNNNNNNNNNNNNNNNNNNNNNNNNNNNNNNNNNNNNNNNNNNNNNNNNNNNNNNNNNNNNNNNNNNNNNNNNNNNNNNNNNNNNNNNNNNNNNNNNNNNNNNNNNNNNNNNNNNNNNNNNNNNNNNNNNNNNNNNNNNNNNNNNNNNNNNNNNNNNNNNNNNNNNNNNNNNNNNNNNNNNNNNNNNNNNNcatgtgctgcaggtacagtattgaatGTGTATGAATAATTTTTGGATTTTCCAATGTTGCATTACTTAATGTACTCCCTCCCTATGCAGGTGTTTCAGAAGATCATCCgaaaatggattcagctatgttggctagcttgatactgcccacgataaAAAGATCCTCggacttcagtgccggtgataattgccaatatccgtagccaaatggggtacacgccctcttaccgcaggcttggatagctaagcaaaaggcattggagaagatgcatagtgggtgggacgcctcttataatgaaatatggcaatggtgtcaggtgctagagagatacgtcctaggtgccatcacagaccttcaaacggaacatgcgtactacaaccgattgctacgtggatgccaagtgttcaaacgcctattttggacctttaagaAATGTCGAGACGCATTTCCGTAGTGCAAGctgttggtacaaattgacggtaccttcatgttGGTAGGTACACTCATCGGTTACTGGTTGCAGTGGCACAGGacggcggtgggagaattcttccaattgcatatgcaataacaccgggggagtcgtctgatgactgggatttctttctctctaggttaaggaggcatgtgtgccctcaacctgatatctgtgttatttcagatcggggcgccggtatactagctgcatttgatgagagggaagcttgtggcagcgtacacaccatagatattgcctgaGACAcattgcttcgaactactacaggcatATCCATCTAAGACGgaaacgacgacaagtgaccaaagGATTATATGTATAATGTAATTATTTCGTTTGTcaaattgaattagttttattcgTAGAAGGGGTATAAAATATTCGCTATGTTCTTATATTGGTACGGGATATCTAAATGAATAAAGATCGTTTCCACTGAGATGTTTGGCAATACTTTGCAATCCAAAACAGAGAAGGCGAAGCGACCTATCCTTTGCAAACATACGTTTGCAACATAGTGGGCACAAAGCATATTACGACGGAGGCCTACGATATAGCATCTATGACGTCGAACCTGCAGAATCGCATaaaattctgttcttaaaggaacgcgccatctaccggATAACagcggttgtgcgagagacatatttccattaatggcggcgctatttccaaagcgagcagccaACTAATGCACAAGGCCAGATGCAGGGTGGGCATGTATGGTGCAGTGAGGTAGTTCAAGAAATGAACAAGGCGAATAGCGAGGGCAAATATCATGCACGCTGTGTGTCACGATTGAGACAATTTATGGTTGCCGTGAGGGAGTTCGACAGACCCGCACCAAGGCGTTCGTTGGCGGCCCCAAtacgtgtacacttgcgaaacagGACTGTGACTGTTGGAAGTTTCAATGAtttgttatccatgcgctcatgttattgcagcctGTCAAaatctccgtctggatccgcTGAGTTTTGTACGAAGtgacaaattagaaaacatgtaacaacgtatggagacacgttttcccaggTCCAGATGAACGTAACTGGCCACCCGTATCTCTTGctcttttaagctgttaccggataagAATTGCGTCGCAAGCTGAAGGGTCGACCTTTTCCACTAGAATacgaacaatatggatatccgagaacaGCCAGTCAACAGAAATTGTGCGGATGTGTAggacccaggccatacaagtcgatcatgccctacatcgcatagttgaatgtaattatagaagaaattacCTTATTCATTTgtattgataattgtattaaaattttgttaaattatcaatACTACATTTCTTaatgttagtaccagtcaaaacattttacgaAATCCAACattattaaacaatttaatttagggtttttattaaATAGGGTTAgcgttttaatttaattaaaagttaggaattagggttttttaATTTAGTTAGGGTGtagagtttttaattttaattaaaataaaggttagggtttttatttaaaattagttagggtttttaattaaaagttaGGTTATagggttttaatttaattataataagcagttagggttttttaatttaattaaattaggttagggttttaattaaattataggttAGGtctaggttagggtttagggttttaggtttttaattaagtagggtttagggtttttaatttaattaaaataaggttagggtttttaatttaattattaggttagggttttaattaagtaggttagggtttttaattaaattaaattagggtttttaattaattaggttagggtttttaatttaattaaataggttagggtttttaatttaattaggttaggttagggttagggtttttaattaagtagggtttagggtttttaaattaaataggttaggtttttaatttaattaaattagggtttttaattaagtagggttaggtttttaatttaattaaataggttagggtttttaattaattaggttaggttagggtttttaatttaattaaattaggttagggtttttaatttaattaaggttagggttagggtttttaattaagtagggttagggtttttaatttaattaaataggttagggtttttaattaattaggttaggttagggttagggtttttaggtttttaattttaatttaaaaagtaggttagggtttttaatttaattaagagttaggttagggttttttaatttaattaagtaaggttaggttagggtttttttaatttaatttaaaattagagttagggtttttaattattaattaggattaaggttagggtttaggtttgaatttaatttaattaaaagtagggttagggttttaatttaattattaatttaggttagggtttttaatttaattaaattggttgGTTAGATTTTTTTTAGTAGGTTAGttaggtttttttattaaataagttggtttttatttaattgttagtttagtttttatttaattaattaggtttttattaagtagggttagggattttaatcaaataatgtcAAAATAACTCGAAAAAATTCTATTTGTATTACATCGTCATAAACTTCTAATTCATTACATcaaatgattaattttaatacGGTAATCAATGTCTATGACCGGAGGATTCAgttccacatggcggccgtcgacggtttcgcgctggattcctcctttctcTAGCTTCCAGCGCGGTGTTGTTCTCCGGTggggattctggttcttccggttcggcatctggttgtcggacttgggacgatgatccaccttcaaagaatagtgtatgtggaggtgtttgcataaTGAACGGCGACGGAGTTTGAAAGCCATGCGTTGCTGCGATTGGTAAAAGGAGAGCTCTCCGACGGCCCCCCTTGCGACCCCTCCTGCGCCGATGCCTAGTTATCGGTGGTCCGCTCGGCATTACAGGAAATGGAGCTAATCCGGGCATTTGggtccaacctgccataggattcggaaaaggatacatgtacgggttagggtacatataagggctaggaaacatacctggcatcatagggaaaggtgaatgcgtgggtatcatctgttgaattgcTGCGCCAGGTGACTGCGTTGGTGCTCTCGTTGGGGACGGTGATTGCATGGTCGCTGATGATGAaccgggtgaatgtctgggcctcgttgaggggctgcccTCGTAGTTTTGTCCCCTTGGATTTTGAGGCCCGCACATTTCCCTTCCGACACGTATTTGCCACCGCCTCTCCTCCGgcgtaagtaaatacggcttcccatgggccctaaaccatggcatgtattctggaacgcacgctaactcggaaacgatgattggttcccgagtaggtagatattcattccgattttcccacatttctgTGTACACTGACCAGTACAACGGCCAATCcgtacctaatagccgaaggtcgattttgtggtgctcgtcaaactcctcagggtCCGCAgggatcggttgtctacatccaaactgtcgtaggactctgtctgtctggtggggctccacggttgcatagttgatcaacaccactttcacgtgccaagcgttcggattttgtaaaactcttccgggattactgcccagactaccggatcctcgtatggtgtccattgaaactacatgaacatgatagaaatattacatatatacataatactaaatactaaatatcaatccactagcgaatgtatggaaatatctatttgcaataatacttacttctgcttccgagCGTTGCTCCAATaaaagccgtatatcttcaagttcagtCGGTATTTCAcgataacttgccggatggttccacctaattaaataaatttttagcattcttttattcttacaaaatctacataTCAATTTCAAagtgtaatataaaatttacctcgttacgagtgggaatgtatatgggtggttcactcgaggacgtagaaatggaaagcgaaaccgtacccatgattgcagtagtgacaggcaacctccgatttttgctctcctcggtttggtcgccccgcacatctcccgatataatgttgccaagacggcagacccccaactaaattcaccggctgctctaaaatcaacgagttttagcagccaccttagatgtacacggctccgtgATGTGTCGGCCATGAGATagcctccaattatttgaagaatgtatgatcgagCATATTGGATTCTTTCAATCTCGGTTGAATTTTCATTCAGACCGGGGAAGgtggcacgtaaccagcccatctccaccttacctccatccattttatccggaacgacgcccaaaagctcgtagcacaccgcctcccaattgctagattgggcagacccggtcaCTGGTGcccatccaccggcaatcccaaatgcagatggacatcttctagagtgatagtgcactctccacatggaagatgaaatgtgtgcgtctcaggtctccacctctcgatcaacgcactgatcagtttcggctccaacttgcatccccggcctaccgtcgccacgtgccaaaatcccgcttcccgcaggtagttctctactaacggtgatggagcatgcatattccgaatattgcattccaatacccgatcttcggccttttataacaaaaaaatatattaataaatatctaaaaatacataaataaaaatatcttaaaaaaattttaaaatttaaatttaatacttaccatgtTCATTTGCTCCACTgatatgtgattcctatcaagacgaatcaatgatccggccattgttgaaaatattaaaaattttaaaattatttaaaaaaaataaaaaattttaaaattttcttaaaaaaatgaaatttaatggaaaaagaaatttaatatggatttggagattttttgaaggaaattgagaggattttggaaggaatttgagagtttgagagaattttagaaggaaattgatagaaattttaaagggaattgagagaaattttgaaagaaattgatattgaatttgtttgtgaaaataaaatgggtggggggtttatatagtaaaaaaaaattgaccgTTTGGGGGGGGCAACAGTCAATTTTTTGACTGTTGGGCACTGTTCACGCGTGCGTccacatcgcgtccacgtcagcgcgacctgctttCGGGGAAATGGCCCGATTTTGGGGGAAATGGCCCaatccggtaaataattaaaaaaccgacctatttcgataattttataaaaaatttggcCTTTTTTGGTAAATCCCTCTAACGTTGCAGCATCCTGAAAgttgtaaattaaaattaaaattttatttaatataataaaatataaataacttatttaaaacccttaataaattgataaaatttagagaaaaatgagaagaaaaaaacgGGACTTTTAAAGACAGACAAGACTGGTAGGAGGAGGTTGCGTACGAAACGGCGTCGCAACGTTTTAAAAAGTCAACGTCCGAACTTGGTTTTCTTTTCTTCGTCGTCGTTCAAATTACagacaaaaagaaattaaaacaattttccCCATTTCTCTCTTCTTCAAACTCCAAAACCCTGATAATTCCttggagaaagaaaaataaataaaccgAATCGCATTAATCGATTCAGAGGCGAGAGAGGGAAAGAAACGAGATGTCGTGGCTGAGAACGGCGGTGAACAAAGCGGTAGAGGTTGGGAACAAGAATAACCTTACTCGAAACTTCAGGAACTACGCCGATACCGTTGTTCATCATGCTGGTCAAGCTGTCGCTGAAGGAGCTAAACTCTTGCAAGATCGCATTGTACTTtcgtttttttcaatttaaaaatataattttattgttcctattatttatttgcatgttgAAGTGTAGAGATTCTAATTTGAGACTGAATTTTAGTTAGTATGAAAGGTTTGCATGTTGAACTTTTGTtgtaccttttttttttgttatttagaaTTTTGGAGTAACTTTTAAGACactgttttgttatctttaaattgcaagaatgttagtttttatttccaattagtttttgatttttcaTTCAGAGGATAATGAATTATACGTAGTACtgtaaaaaaaagaaatcaaaatgagATTACATTTGTATTATAATTTCATGAGTTGGCTCTGGTGATTTCCCTTCCAAAAATGGATAGGaaaacatttagtctaatttcaaTTTTGACACTGACATGTAAACTAGCAGTAGTTCTTTTTGGCCATTTTTTAGGGGAAGGGAGGGGGGTGTCCTGGGTTTGAACCCCGGACCTGATATCAACCAGGACATGAAATCAACACCAGTGGCTTAGTTAGAGCTTTCTGATCTAGTCGTTTATCATATTAAAAACAGCTAGCATTCCTTATCTTGAGTTAATGTACTACTACATTTTGTTCTGTTTAGGCATAGAAATTCTTTCTCCTGTTGTGGATATCTTGTAATATTACTATCTGGCTTGCTTAAGTTGTATGCTTATGCAGGCATCTCGGAATGTCAGGAGTGTAAAGCAAACTGTCAAAAGATTAGAGGAAGCAGCAATATCTTGTAGGGGTTCTGAGAGAGTTATGCTGCTGAGAAGTTGGTTGATTGCACTCAAAGAAATTGAGAAGTTAGCCAGTTCATCATCTGAAGGCAGTCAAAAGAGCCTTGGGCAAATTCTTGCTTCTGAAGATGAAAGGGAGAACCCTAAAAGAACATCTATGGTGAGTTCTTCCTTTATGTTAGTGAAAATCAAATTTAAGTGTCTTATGCCTTGCTTTACTTATTGAGTAGTAAATGATATGTCTAAGACTTTCAGTTAAATATCTGCTCAACAAGAGGAAAAGGTAGGTCCATTTTTCCAAATAGTCTGCTGCAAATTATGTATTCTTTCATGACTTAGGTTAAAGATTACCTTATCATCGTTCCACATATTTTCCTTTAAAGTGTTTTATGTCAGTTGGATTTTGAAACTATTGATGTTGATGGATGGTTGTAAGTTGCGTGCCTGAAATAAGCTGGCATGTTCAATATTCATGAGTGTCTTGTTGTATCTGATATCTTGTGGTTCTTCTTAATAATCTATAGGTCTTGTATTATGACTCTGATATTGGGGGTGCACCAATGGATTTTAGAGAGGTTTTTCTTCAGAGCCAGGCTTTGGAGGGCATAACAGTATCTATGGTATGATTTTGCATCTTGGTCatttgtgttcttatttttcttttgatcaGTAATGTGTTTTTCACTAATTCTGTAGAGGATTAGCATTATATGATGGTTTAGAAAAATCAATATTTCAGATTATTGTGGATCTTAATCTTACCCAGGAAAATGATAAAAAAGTCAAACATGATTTAAATAAAGAAAGATAGAAATTGACATTATCATGAACCTGGTGAAGTTTTTGATATTGTCTATTGATTACTAATGAATTATGATTTTCCAAACAGAAACAAAATAAAGCCTAGTTCCGGCACTTCATGTACCCAGGCTGCAATGGCTTTACTGGAAATTGTCCTTAGTCTGGAGTGCTATGCAAGAAGTGGAATATTACTCTTTTATGTgttgtctaaatcaatcagttaCTATCAATTCCGGTGAATTGTAAGGCTGCTTCAAGGCCTTTTATGCCTTATGCTATCAAAACAATCTATTTTTGACTACATAAAATGGGTTAGCAACAATGTGGAGATAAGAAAAGGATACAGATACGGTATATTAGAGCTCAATTTTACTACCTCAATATGACAGCATGTCATGGTTCCGTTAATTGTGCACATACCATTAAGTGCAAATTTATTGATTGAATCATCTTCGACGAACGTTACCAAAAAGCTCCAAGTCTGTTGTGTTTTATCCAATATAAGCGCATCTAagatttttatagatttgttaTCTTTCTGTTGGAGTATCATGGATACTTCATGTAAGTTTGGTTTTCTGAAAATTTCATCTAATTATGATCAGGATTTGGAGATCTTTTTTTCATTATTAGCTAACTTTAATGAGCTAATCTTATGATAGAAAAAGCTTGTTTTGGGAAAATTCGCAAGTTGTTTGTTAAAAGTTTTATGGCTTTAGAGCGTCTGATAATTGAGATTAAAGCAGGTTGAATCTTTTGTATGGTTCAGATTATTGAAGCACCAAATGATGAAGAAATTTCTCTGCTCTTGGAGATGTTTGGGTTAGTCCTCTCATTTTAGGTCTATTGCTTTATTACATCCCGGATACCATTTTTAGAGTTAATTAAGTCTGTTCTCATTGAATATGTTGCAAAAGATGCTATTTCTCCTACCATAACATGATTTTTACAATTGATTGCTTCTTGTAGGTTTTGATTGGCTAAATATAAATAACTTATCATTATGAATATTTAACTTGAAACTTAAATTGAATTTGGCGATTgcctttaattatataataatacttGCAGGCTCTGCCTCACTGGAGGAAAAGAAATTCACAATGCAATAGTGAGCAGTATACAGGATCTAGCTACTGCTTTTTCTAGCTACCAAGATCAAGTGCTGGTAACCAGTCAAACCTGTTCTACATTTTAGGAAGATTTGCATTTTagcttctttcttctttctttccccaTCTTTTTAATATGGGACCATATAGGTTAAACGGGAGGAACTGCTTCAATTTGCGCAAAGTGCCATAACAGGATTGAAGATCAGAGCAGATCTTGTAAGGTAGTTCAAAACAAGGAGCTTCCATTTCCTGGCTTGTGTTCTGTACTTTGTCTTTTTCTCAGCTCATGCTTGTGATAATGCCGAAATCTTGTGTGTTTCTGGCATTAGTTAAGGATTTTTATTTCAtagtttatacatatattttatttttcctcttgGGAATAGAGTTTTAACCTTCTAATATCTAGCTAAGATATTTCTGTTAGGCTTGAATAAAATTTACTTTTGATCATAGTTTGCACATTCCAAATTTGCATCTTGTTTAGCATAAATCTagttcttcattttatttttatttttttgtaaggCTAAGGTATCCTTCATGTCCGTTTTACGGTTCACGAAGATTAATCCTTTCGGGGTTCATGGCTGCCCCTCCCAAGAATGTTGTCTCTAGGGTTCGAATTTGAGTTCTCTCCCTGGGAATGGAATGTGCCTTACTAGTGTACCCAACACTTGCCcgttttattttaagaaattaggAATGTGCTGCTATCATTTTTTTTGGTTCATATTGTTGCGCAGCCACAATGTTAGCCAGAAAATTTTAGGATTTGAATGTGAAGTGGTCAATTGCCCATACTTACTAAGCAAGAGAGATTAACCTTTTCTTTGATTTCTGATGACAGAATGGAAAGTGAAGCTTCTGATCTGAAGAAAAAACTTGACCAAATGAGCACTTTGCTGAAGCTTCCAAAAGGAGGTCATGATAATGCATCTGAAACGACGACTGAAGCAACTATTGAGGTGAGCAGTGAGCTTGATTTGAGTTTACAGTCAAAATAAGCTATAGGACGTtgtttattgattaaaaaatCTGTTTTAAAATCTAGTAAACAATTTCAGATATTCTTGTTTAGTTAATCTTGggcgggggggggggggggaattgCTAGTGTGACATTATACTggttcatttttcctttttatcttGTAATTGCTTAATGctaattgtttcctttttcttcatgGTTGGTTATGTGCGTAATCCTTTAAGAATTACAAATCAAATAAACCATTTTCTCTAGACAGAGCTGCACAAAAAGGAAGTAGGCACTGGGAGTTCCTACAGAAATAAAATGTTGTCTATAACTATAGCTATGTCTCCCCTAAAACAGATGCTAAACTTCCCAATATATTTTCCcccaaaagaaaaaattgaaagctGATTATCCTATCTTTATGGTAGGATCTGAAAGTAGCAGTTGCAGAAATACGAATCCGTTCCACTTTGGAAGGAATTTTACAGAAAAAGAAGCTTGCTGTAAACAATGGAGACTCTCCTGAGATTCATGCTCAAAAGGTAGAACTTTCTTTCTATTTGGTTGTTTCTTGGTTATTGTTTTAACAAGCTTGAATATGTGTATGCAACCTGCTTTTTGTTAAACTTTGCTTCCTCTATCTAAAGAAGGATGAGTGTGTTCTGGCAAATGCAGCATTTCTTGAGGCTTCAGTTGTTTTATATTGTTTATTGGAGTAGGTTGATAAATTGAAGGTCTTATCAGAATCTCTTGCCAACTCCAGTATAAAAGCAGAGAAACGCATTTCAGATCACAGGTATATTTAAGGATTTTTTAGAGTTGTTCTAAGTAATATTTGACTTTACCAATGCTGTATTCTACTTAAATATTAATCTCCGTCTTTTCATGTGATATATTATTAAAGGGTCAGTGTGAactaattgatttatttaattttaacattcAAGCATCTCATTAGATAATTCTGttttatgaaaagaaaatttgcAGTGATTATTTTCGGTGGTAAATAGTAAAAAGCAGTACTGCCTATTTTAGATGGAtcctatttgaaaattttaaagaaagtagAAGCATGTTGTAGAAACATGTACTCTCTATCTGGTCGACAGAATCACTGTTGCTTTAAAGGATGTCGGCTGAACTGTTTAGTGTGGTTTTATATTTCTTTTGACTTGCGTATGACCTTTGACCTAATTTTCCTTCTTGTTGATCTTATTTATCATTAATGATGAAAAGGTTAGCCTTGGGTTGCCATGCTATTTGGCAAAAGTGGTTAAGGGATCAGAACCTGTATCTGGTGATTTCATGGAGTGCTTGCCTGTAACGCTTCTACTTGTACTTCAGATAATGTCTGGATTCTGGATGAAATTCTTGAAGACAGAATACTGAAGCTAGATATAAAGCAATCTTAGTCTCATTACATCTGATTCTGTTTAAAAATCATCTAAATATTTACTTCTGAAAGGTACATGTTACATATGAACTGGTCATTGTTGTATTACTGGCAGACTTCAGAAGGAGGAGGCCTTAACTGTTCGTGTGGTCAAAGCAAATGAAGCTGATGAAAGAGAGAAGGTTGTTTACTTGTGCTGATGTGTTCTCTATGTGCCCTGCTAGATCAAAAGGAAAATCTTGTTATCTTTCAACTTTAAGTTAAGAGTACAAGATTTGAATGCTAGAATTTTTCTCTGAGCCTAATGCTACCTGTTTTCTTGCTGTCTACAATCAAGTCCAGTTTCAACTCGTGACTGGTTTGGTTAAGTCACTCTGGGGAAGAGTTTTTTCTATGCTTCCACTCATACATCTTTTATTCAGCGTCTTTAACTAGTTGATGACATTGGCAATTTTAATatagaatatatcaaaatatttccTGGCTGGTTTCCTCTAACTGGCATACAAAGGAATGGTCCCATATTTTAATGAGTTCTTGCATCATGGTACTTCATAGCAGTAATACATTGTTGATTAGATGGTATTGTATGCTGTTCAAATAGCCCCCTAGGTAGCACGGTAATGTTTAGAACGTGAGACTCAACTAGGTAGTCTTATGTTTGCATCTTGaggatgaaaaataaattaaggtttatttatttacttttgacTAAGCTTTCATTAGCATCCATAAGCAATATAAGCTTTCATCGAAACAATGAAAGCCATGCAGGTCTGAGCAATTCAGCTTGTGAGTTTTGGTGTATTTATTTGTTTTGGGTGGGAAATCTGAATTTGTCCTCAATGAATAATATCCAGGAAATAGTAGCTGAGATTTCTGAGCTCGAGAAACAAAGAGATCAACTTGAAGCAGAGCTGAAAAAGGTCTTTCTACTGCATTCTGTTTCTAGTTTCTTGTTGTCTTACATTATGGAAAATGTATACATCTTATGGAATTTGTTTTGCTTGTTTGAGTCTGATTACatacatgtattctattttgttCCCTCTTTGACTTTTTACTTGTATAATTTCCGTTTCTTTGTTCAGCTTTCTTTTAGTTATTCATTTATTGAGATGTGATGGTATACTTTTGCTGAAGCAAATCTTTTATATACTTAATTACATTTTGGGGGTGAGTGGTGAAGTTATGTCACTAAAGCTTGTAAATTGATTACCATGAAATGTATAAGAATGGTTTTTATgaatgttttatttctttatactatttaaatattttttttttattataatttgctGCACTTGATGGGTAATGAACGGATATTATTTCCAATTATTACCTTTAGGTTTGAACCTCCTTTGGGTTCATGTTATAGAAAGTTCTCTGTGTTTAACTACCTTCTGTATATAAAGGTGGATTCTGTCCCATTACCATTTTGGTGAAATATTTGTA from Gossypium hirsutum isolate 1008001.06 chromosome D04, Gossypium_hirsutum_v2.1, whole genome shotgun sequence encodes:
- the LOC107926079 gene encoding uncharacterized protein — encoded protein: MSWLRTAVNKAVEVGNKNNLTRNFRNYADTVVHHAGQAVAEGAKLLQDRIASRNVRSVKQTVKRLEEAAISCRGSERVMLLRSWLIALKEIEKLASSSSEGSQKSLGQILASEDERENPKRTSMVLYYDSDIGGAPMDFREVFLQSQALEGITVSMIIEAPNDEEISLLLEMFGLCLTGGKEIHNAIVSSIQDLATAFSSYQDQVLVKREELLQFAQSAITGLKIRADLVRMESEASDLKKKLDQMSTLLKLPKGGHDNASETTTEATIEDLKVAVAEIRIRSTLEGILQKKKLAVNNGDSPEIHAQKVDKLKVLSESLANSSIKAEKRISDHRLQKEEALTVRVVKANEADEREKEIVAEISELEKQRDQLEAELKKVHISLVAANARLHNVREERDHFYEANDQIVAHLKTKEDELSKSISACKVEAKVLHTWINFLEDTWLLQSSYVETKNKQVVEELERHEDYFVNFAITLLSAYKKELGPSISRISKFVENLKKLSESARNDNSKESNPRKHLEEEYLGYETKIITIFSVVENLREHFNAKHGTTSRKDDPKVKELFDDIEKLRVEFETIERPILEMETPKVDSPDERPQEILSPHPPLESTQPKLDTKENPKTQPKPDTKENPETQPVLDAAAELAKLESEFGKVNQDYTSEEISDWEFDELERELISGDSASGK